AGGAGTTCTGTGCGTTTGGTGCTCATGACAGGGGAGGCGGTGAGCCGGAACGTGTACTGCTGTCCTTCTTGGAGGCGGGCGAGGAGGGGTTTGTATGCGGCGACGGCGGGTTTGGCGTTGGCGTGGTCGACGGCCCATCCGGCCTGCTCGACGAAGGCGGTCCAGTCGGGCTGGGGGTGGGTGAGGACGTAGAGGTAGGGGCGGTGGGGGTTGTCGGCGTCCAGGCGCCACAGGGTGCGGCCGGGGTCGGGGTGGTAGGCGACCGCGCCGAGGACGGCAGCGTGCATGGCCTGGGGGGAGCCGAGGAGTTTGCGGGCGCCGGTGCGCAGGGGTGCGAGGGGGATGCGGGAGAGGTAGGTCATGGTCACCATCCGAGGAGTGCGAGGGGGTCGTGTTCCTCGCCGGCGGGGGTGTCGGGGGCGGGGGTGAAGCCGGTGGAGAGGGTGATCAACCGGTGGGTGACGCGGCGGGTGGTGTGCCGGTTTCGGCCGAGGAGGTAGCTGGTGGGCTGGTCGCCGAGGACGGTGTCGCCGTCGGGGTCGTCGATGGTGGCTGGGACGTCGATGGCCGCGGGGGCGGCGCTGTGGTTGCGTCTTTGCCAGACGGTCCGGGCGTGGGGGGAGGCCAGCCAGTCCTGCTCTGTCAGGGCCTCGATGAGGGGGGAGTCGGTGAGGCTGAGGACGAAGGGGTAGGTGGGCGGGCAGGAGCGGCGGCCGAGGCTGAGGAGGCACGCCGGGGCTTTGGCTGCCGCGGTGAGGTCTTTCATGAAATCGGCCGGTCCGTTGACGCCTACGAGGAATGCGGCGTCTTGGAGGTAGAACCGTTCAGTGGGCTGGATGTAGCGGGGCTTGCTGGTGGGTTTCTGTCGGCCTTTGGCCGTGAGGTTCGCGGACAGCAGTGGCACGCCGCGGTGGTCGCTGACAGTGTGGTAGTCGCGCAGGAGGGTGCCGGGCAGGTCGACGCGGACGCCCATGGTGAGGTCGGCGAGCTGGCCGAGGGGTTCGTCGCGGTCGCGGCCTAGCGCGGCGGCGAGGAGGCCGATGACGCCGGATTTGGTGGGCTGGGCGGCGGTGTGCCGGGCGTCGAGGACTGCGCGGTGGTCGCCCCAGGACTGCAGGGGGGCGGCCAAGCGCAGCAGCAGGGTGGCTGTGGTGGTCATCGGGTGAGTTCCGCAGTCAGTGCGTTGAGCATGTCGGGGAAGGTGAGGGGCTGGCCGAAGGCTTCGTCGAGGGCCTTGGCGGTGGTGTCGGTGAAGGAGTGGGTGACGCCGGTCCACAGTGCGGGGGCGCCCCAGGTGGTGGCGATCGTGTGCTGTTCGGCGGCGAGTGCGGCTGCGGACGGGGCGGCGTAGCCGGTGGAGCCGTAGGCGGTGATGGGCTTTTCGAAGGCGGTGACGAGGTTGACCGGCTGGTCCTCGCGTACGGAGATGGCGACGAGTTGGGGCATGGTGCGGTGGGCGAAAGAGTTGCCGTAGCCGGTGGGCATGGAACGGACGAACGCTGACACGAAAGCCGAGGCGGCCTTGACCGCTGCGGCGGGGTCGGTGAGGTTGGCCTCGAGCTGGTGGAGGGCGACGGCGCCGTAGCGGTAGAAGGTGGCGGAGTTGAAACCGATGCGGCCCATCATCCCGGCGCCCTTGCTGTCGGCGGCCTGCCGGTCGTCGACGGCGGTGTAGAAGTCGAATTCGAGTTCGGCTCCGTGGGTGGCGATGGCGTGGGCTACCTGGCAGGCGGCGTTGACGTCGATGTCGGGCACGTTGGCGACCATGCGTCCGAACAAGGCGACGTCGATGGGGTGGCCGGTCATCAGTGCTGTGCGGGCCTGAGCGGAGGTGAACTCGGCGGCGAGCTGCTTGTCGTCCAGGGCGGCGAGGTCGGCCGCCCGGTCGGCGACCAGGTCCACGAGCTGCTCGATCTGCTTGTTGCCGTAGAAGAGCAGGTATGCGCTCTCTTCCTCCTTGTTCTTGCTGGCTGTGATCCCGAGCGGGGCGATCACGGCGGCCGCGAGTCGGGCGGCCGATGCGTCGTCGAGGGAGGTACGGGCGGCGATGCGGCTGGCGAGGTGGTCGGCGATCTGCTTGGTGCGGGTGCCGAGCTGGTCCTCGCTGATTCCGAGGGCGGAGAAGGCGATGCGGGTCGCGCGCTTCCACGCCTGGGAGGAGGCCCTCGGGCGGCGGACGCCGCCGTAGCTGGCTTCCTTCGGGGCGCCGGCGTCGTCGCGGTTGAGGTTGGACGGCGGCACGGTCTGCAGCACGTGGACGTCGATGAACCGGCGGCGGGTCAGACGGGTGGACATCAGGAGCACTCCTTGCTGGGGTCGATGAAAGGTGGGGGCTAGTTCGCCGGGGTTGCGGTCCACGCGTGGTAGTCCGATCCCCACGTTCGCAGGGTGCGAGCCCGGGATTCGGGGAAGGGCCACGACCGCAGGTCTGCCAGGAGCCGCGTGTAGTCGAGGGGCTGCCCGGCCGCGGCGAGCTGGGAGACCAAGCCGCGCAGGTGGTAGAAGACCGCGTTCATGCTGCGAGCTTGGGCGGCTGCGACCATCCGGCTGTCGACGCCTTCTCGGCTGAACCTGTCGTGCAGGGACCTCAGGGCGGTACCGAAGCGCACGCCGGGCCTGTGCATCAGCCGGGACTGGCCCTGCTGGTGGGAGGCGAACAGGGCAAGAGCCATATGCTCGGCCATCAGACGGTCGGGGATCTGGCCGCGAGAGGCCAGAGCGTCGTCGACCCGGGTGCGGTAGAAGGGCCACATCTGGGGCACCTGGCCGGCTCCCATGGTCAGGCCCAGACGCAGGGCGGCCAGGTCGCTGCCCGGGGGCATCGAGCTCTCCTTGCGTCGGCAGGGCTCGAACTGTGCCCAGTACCAGGGAGGCGGCGGCTCCTTGCCAGGGGCGCTGGAGTGGGCTGCGGGAGTGGTCATGCTGCGGTCTCCTCGGCCGGGGCCGTCTGCGGGTAGAGGTGGGTCAGGGTCTTGCGCACGGCGGCGTTGAAGAACCGTTCCGCGCTCGCTTGCTGGTAGGTGGTGGTGACCGTCTTGCCGCGTTCCTTCTTCGTGACGGTCCGGCCGGTGAAGGCTGTGCCGGGCAGACGATGCAGCAGCTCCTCGGCTGCGCTCCGGGTTGCACGCTCGGCGAGCGTTTCGAACGCCTTGTGCGCCTGGTCGAGCTCGTCGTCGCAAGGGTTGCGCTGGCAACCGGTGAGAAACCGCCGCACCAAGGGGTCGAGGGTGTGGAGGAGCTTGGTGCCGGGCTGCTGCCCCTTGCCGCGGGCGGGCGGCTCGCCCCCCACCGCACGGATCAGGTTCGCGGCCAAATGGTCGACCGCCCGGGCCAGCGCCTGGGCCTGCTCGCACACCAGGATCACCGAGCCCCGAACGGCGAGGTCGGAGCGCAGTGCGCCGACAGGAAGGGGCACTTCGTCGGTCAGGACGTCGGAGACGATGGAGTCCTGGGTGCCGTAGACCATGCCGCAGGTCGCGGCCCGCAGCGGGTAGTCGGGTGGAAGGTCTCCCATGAGGGTCGCGGCAGCGGTCTGCATGAGCAGGCCGGACGTTTCGTAGCCGGCGCCGTCCCGGTCGATGGTCAAGAGCGCGTCCAGGCCCTGCCAGCCTGTCAGGCCCGGCAGGTGCCGACGGGGGTAGCGGACGCTGCCCCGGGTTTTGTCCGCCTTGATCGTCCAGCAGGTATGGGGGTCCTCGACCTGCGGTCCGTCCATCCGGTCTCCGGCCGACAGCACCACCCACCGCACCCGGGTGATGCCATCGGCCTGGGCCTCCTCCGGGATCAGCCGAATGCGGCGTTCCTGCCATGTGAACAGGTCAAGGATTCCCGCAGGTGTCCGCGTCTGCCAGGACGGGCCCATCGGCTGCCGGTCCCAATGAGGCCGGTCGCCGGTCTGCCGCTGTCCCTGGGGCAGATTCAGCACGATCGTCTCGAACAGGGTGCGCCCCAGCAGCGTTACCACGCCGAGCTTTCCCAGAGGACCCGTACGGTTTCCCGTGGTCTTGCCTGCCTTGACCTGAGGGTCATCGACTGCGGCCGTCTTGATGGCGGCCGTGTCCCAGCACTGTGCATGCAGCATCCACCGCGTGGCGGCACCCAGGGACAGCGGTGCCGGATCGGACACGAGGCGCGCATCCCACAGGGGAGTGTTGTTGCCCGTCGCCACATGCGGCATGAGAACCGACACCGGATGGACCTTTCCGCCCGGATGCTCCAGCCCGGCAGCCTGGCCGAAGGGGGCGGCGGGGTCGAGAACGTTCAACCGGTCGGCGTGCTTGTTTAGATACTGATCGATTACCACCCGCTGCTCGGGGGTGAAAGCAGCCGTGGCCATCATCTGTGCCCACACGTCGGCGTCGACGTCCCCGAGTGCGTCCAGCACCACAGGCACGAGGACCTGCCGGAGCAGCACCGGCAGCATGGTCGGCATGTCCGGCAGCAGCCCGGTGAACGTATGCGCGGAGACAAGTGCCTCGCGCAACGGGACCTCTCTCGGACCGTCGGCCCCCGCCACAGGAAGCCAGCCGAGGTGATCGACCAGGCACCCTCTTGGATCGGACAAAGCCCCTCCTCCGCACCGCACTTGAGCATGCTGCAGCTAGGGTCGTTCACGTCCTGAGCGACCCGATCTCATGAATACAGGAGGGGTCTGACAGTCCTGTCTGTTTCCAGCAATCCCTCGCACTCAGGGCTCGAAGACGCTATCCAGAAGTTCTCCCCAAACGCGCTGGTGCGAGGGAAGCAGCGCGCAGGCCCCGGGCCGTCAACGACGCGCTCGACGTCGCCGCGTCGCGCCCATTGGAGCGCACAGAGATGGCCACCTGCATCGGGCAGTGCCGACAGGGGACCTTCTGCTCATGCATACGGCTGTGCCGGCCCGGAGGCTCTGGCCGGGCCGGCACGAAGACCGGTCAGGCGGCGGGCGTGTACGTCAGTCCTGTCTCGGGATCGTAGGTGAGGACGTAGTCGCCGACGTGCGCGGTCCGTGCGGTGTCGAGGACCAGCGCGCGGGTACGGCGAAGCCATGCGTGCTCGCTCCACCCGGGCAGGGGTGCAAGGTGGTCGATCGCGGTGGAGGTGAGGCGCTGGGGCAGCCGCATCATGTCTCCCGCAAGGGAGCCCAGGGCGTCGCTCGGCGGGGCCCCTCCAGGGCCCAGGCGCCGACCGTCCAGGGTTCGGTACCCGTCCGGGTCCTGGAGGACGAGGACGACCTCGATGGACATGTCGCCGTCCCGGACAGTCGCGGCCAGGTGATCCTCGGTCGAGGCATCGGTCGCCGCATAGTGGAGCCCGTCCAGATGGGGTAGGACACGTTCGCCGGGCCGGGACAGCAGAAACGGGGCAGCCGCCTGGCGACGGCGTTCTTGCTCGGCCGCCCATTCTTCCCGGGCCTGCTCGGCGGCGTCGGCCCAGCCATCGGGCACGACCTCGTCGGCACCGTAGACAGCCGACACGAGTCGGGGGACCTGGGAGGGAATCGCCCAGCCACCGGACTTCTCCGCCTCGACCACGGTAGCGGCGGTGCGCAGCAGAAGGTGCCGGCCATAGATGTACTCCGCCCCGCGTTCGAACGTGGGCGGGAGATCGGACCGGGACCCCAGTGCCGTCACGTACACGGTGGGACGACGCAGATGCCCAGGGCGCTTGGTGGCGGTGTGCCGGTGGACACGCCCGATGCGCTGCAAAAGCAGGTCGATCGGCGCGATGTCGGTGACGATCAGGTCCGCATCGATATCGAAGGACTGCTCGGCAACCTGCGTGGCCACCAGGATCAATCGCTCAGGGCGGGGTGCGGCGCTGGGCCCGAGCTGGTCGAGGAGATGCTCGGTGCGATCCGCGCGGGCACTGGTGGTCAGCTGCCCGTGGAGAATCACCCGCTCGCCCGGGAAGGCGGCGGCGAGCTCACGGTACGTGCGCTGTGCGCGTTTGACGGTGTTGCGGATGACGAGAGCGACGCCACCCTCGGCCAGTTCACGAGTGAGCAGGTCGATGACGGGCTGCTCCTGGTCCCGGTCCGATGCCGACTTGCCCCGGCGGACAGGCGGTTCGGGCACAACCTTGACACGCACAGGCAGATCCTCGCGCCAGGTCGGCGCATGAACGACGACGGGAGCCGGCATGCCGGGCCATACAGCGGTGACATTCGGATACCCACCCGGGACAGGCAGCTCCGTCTCGTCGGTCGTCCCGGTGGCGCCAGACATGTAGGCACTGGCCAGCTCAGCTCGCTGGCCCGGTGGCAAAGTCGCGGACAACAGCAGAACCGGGACACGAGCCTGACCGAGCCAGTGCAGGGCTTCCTTCAGGAACTGAGACATGTAGACGTCACAGGCGTGGACCTCGTCGAGAATCACGACCTTCCCGGAGAGACCGGCAGTACGGAGCATGACGTGCCGAGTCCGGGTAGCTGCATAGAGAAGCTGGTCGATCGTGCCCACGGTCAGGTGCGCGAGCAAGCCACGCTTAGGGCCGAGGAACCAGTCGGCAGGGCCCTGCCGACTGACACAGCACGCATCGGGTGCGTCTTCCTGGACGGCCCGGAACCGGGCGTCGGCAGTGGACCAGTCACCCGCCTGGATCGCCTTCCACTCAGGGTTGAAGGCCCTCTTGCCGTGGAGGAGAACGACATCGTCCTCGCTTCCCGGGTCAGCTGCCGCCGCCCACGCACGAACTTGAGTGAACATCGGATCGGCCGTGGCCTGCGTGGGCATGCCGACGAACACCCCCGACAGACCGAACCGCTCAGCCACCACCTCCGCTGCCGCGAGCGCGGTCTTCGTCTTGCCCTCACCCATCGGCGCCTCGAGGAACACCAGCCCCGGCACCTTCATGGCCCGCACGACATCGACAGCGAGCGCCTGGGACGCGCGCGCACCATGTCCGAACCGCAGCTCGATCACATCGCAACCGTCAGTCGGCCGCAACCGCCGCAGCCCTCCGCCCAGACGCCTCTCCTCCCAGGCAGCCGCAGCCCGGCGCCGCGCTCCCGCGAGACTGACCTGCGCCAGATCAGGAACACCGGGAAACCGCGTCGAATCCGATGCGATCCAGTCAGCCATCACGACCATGCCGAGAAGACCGAGCTGCTCCGCACGGGCCGGCACCGCCACTGGCTGAGCGTCGGCGAGAGACTCAAAGCCGAGCGCGGCAGTGAACACCTCGACGACCAGTTCCTGCACCCGCCTCCACTCAGCGGTCTTACCGTGAGCATCCCCCTGCGCATGCGCGATGTCCTTCATGGTTGCGCCGCGCAATGTGCCGTGATGACCGGAAACCATCGGACAGACCCAGTCCACGTGCCGTCGTTCCCACCGGCCGGAAGCCTTCAGCGCCTGGCGCAGAAGAAAGGCCCCAGCCTTGTCGTGACTCCACTGGCGGGACACCTCCGCGGTCACTATTGCGGCACGCCAACCAAGACCGACACCGGCCAGAGCCGCGGCTTCGGCACCGGACTTCCGCTGAAACGCGGGTGTCGCCTTCCCGCAGTCATGCATCCCGCAGAGCCAAGCGAAGAACCGCCGCCCCCTGCCGCCGGACACCCGGTCGAGCATGTCCCTCGTGGCCGGCGCCAGGAAGCGGTCGAACATGAACTCGGCGACGGCCGCGGTGTCGAGCATGTGACACAGCAGCAACGACATGGTCCCTCCGCCCTTCTCGGCGGACTTCCCCCACAAAACTCCCAAGCGGGCCATCTCACCGGAAGAAAGACCCAGGCGTGCACAGATTTCCAGCATGACCCGAACGGTAGGGGCCGCCACTGACAGGCGGTGGCCCAACCGGAGGAAGACGCACGTGGGCGGTACTCTCTTCATGCGAGGAACCTCAGCTGCTTTCCCCGCAGGGGTGGCTCCGCCGGGACTGGCGAGAAGCGGTATACCAATCCCTTGGGGCTGGTCCTGCGAGGGTCGGCTACCCTTCGCGGGACCTCATCTGCTCCCTGCTTGCGCGGGGATGGTCCCCAGACTGGCTGGGCTTTCAAGGACCGGGTCGTCTATTCCCCGCGCCCGCGGGGATGGTCCTACCACGGTCATGCTGCGGCGCGACAACGCGTCCTGCTCCCCGCACCTGCAGGGATGGCCTCCAGAGCACCCCGGGGGACCGCGAGCGGTTCAACTGCTGCCCGCATCCGTGGGGATGGTCTCGCGTCACCGGTTCGAAGAAGGCGCCGGCGGAGTTGCTCCCCATACCTGCGGGGATGGTCCCTCCGTGACTCCGGGAACGAGCGTCCACGCCGGCTGCTCCTCGCCCCTGCGGGGATGGCCCCTTGAAGAGCTTGGGCTCCAGCGTGTTGTACCTCTGCTCCCTGTACTGGCGGGGGTGGTCCCTGGCTTGGGAGCTAGGTCGTCGAGGAGGCCCTCTGCTTCCCGCATGCGCGGGGATGGCCTACGAACACCGCGTCCTGAACTGGCTCGACCTCTGCTCCCCGCACCCGTGAGGATGATCCCTCCCGCGTGCCGAGGGAGTGGGGCGCCCGGTTCCGCTCCTCGCCCCTGCGGGGATGGCCCCGCGACCGCTTTCGGTTCCGACAACGGCCTCTTCTGCTCCCCGTGCCCGCGGGGATGGCCCCGACCCCTCTGCGTACGAGGTCCTGGCCCTGGACTGCTCCCCGCATCCGCAGGGATGGTCCCACCGGCCTCGCCCTGGAGCGCCGCTACACCGTCTGCTCCCCGCTCGCGCGGGGATGGTCTCGAGGTGGGCGTCTACGTTCCCCCGGGCTGGGCTGCTGCTCCCCAGACCCCCGGGGGATGGTCCTTTCCCGGGCGTCGCGCACTACATCGGCGACATCTGCTCCCCGCGCCCGTAGGGATGGTTCTGACTGTCTCGTTATCGGGGTCGGCGTCCTAATCTGCTTCCTGCGCGAGGGGATGGCTCTGCGGGCGGGGTCACATCGTCGCCGAGGCGCTGCTGCTTTCCGCACCTGCAGGGGAGGGGGTAGTCCCTTCCAGGGGTCGCGCTCGCTGGCGGCTGGGTCCCGTTCCCTGCTTGTGCAGGGATGGTGAGTACCTGGTCGCTTGGGTCGCTGTCTGCTGCGGTCATACCCCGGGCCTTACCACCGTGCTTACTATGGCTGCTCTCCGCACCCGCGGGGATGGTCCCGACGCTGACTGGTACATGGCCAAGACAGGTGGCTGCTCCCCGCACCCGCGGGGATGGTCCCGCGGTGGAGGGTGCGGAGGGCATCGACCTGTTCTGCTCCCCGCTTGCGCGGGGATGGTCCCTCCACCGGACCCACCTGCTCCGAGCAACGGACCTGCTCCCTGCACCTGCGGGGATGGTCCCGTGCCGTAGGTCGTCTCGGCCGCGATGCCGATCTGCTTCCCGCACCCGCGGGGATGGTCCCGCGTGGATCACCGGCTCCGGCCCCCACGGCATCTGCTCCCCGTACCCGCGGGGATGGTCCCTCGCAGCCGAGCTCGCCGGACTTGATGCCGCCCTGCTCCCCGTACCCGCGGGGATGGTCCTTTGGTTTCTTTGGGGTCAATGCCCGGGCGGGCTGCTCCTGTTTACTGGGGGCCTGGGGCGACCTGTGTCATTTCGTGTGGGGTTCTGGGCCGGCCGTCCGTGCTCGGGGGTGGGGTTGCGGACGGCCGGTCGTTGGGGCACCTGTCCTGTCGGGTGCCCTGTTCTGACCGTACGCTGTGGTGGGCAAGAAACGCCTGTAGCAGCGCTGCTGTTCGCGCCGGGGCGGGTGATGTGGCCTGGCATTCGGCCGAGCCGCTACTCCCCGCGCCTGCGATCGCCGACGGGAGAGTCTGTTCCCCGCTGGCGTGGGGATGGTCCCAAGCCGGGGACTTGGCGCGCGTGGGCGTGCCCGTGCTCCCTGCCCCCTGCGGGGATGTTCTTGCCGTGCTCGTGCCTGGACCGACACGGCCGGCTGCTCCCCGTACCCGCGGGGATGGTCCCCTTCCGCCTGCGCCGGATGCGACGTACCAGTACTGGTCCCCGCGTCCGTGGGGATGGTCGGTGTTCCGGTCGCTTCGGTCGCTGTGTGGTGCCAGGTGTGGTGGGTATCGACCGGTGTACTGACCATGCCTGCTCTCCGCGCCCGCGGGGATGATCCCGTCCACGGCGGCGTGATCGACGAGGTGCACGTCTGCTTCCCGCACCCGCGGGGGATGGTCCCTTCGGGGGGTCCGCCGGGATGCTCGCCATCGACTGCTCCCCGCCTGCGCGGGGGTGGTCCCCAGGACGCTGGCGACCTGAGCGCCGCGGCTTTCTGCTCTCCGCGTCTGCGGGGATGGTCCCAAGGACCTGCGCGAGCTGACCGCCCGCGACCGCTGCTCCCTGCGTCCGCGGGGATGGTTCGTTGCACAGGTACTACAGCTCGTCGGCGAAGAGTCGTTCCCCGAATTTGTGGGGATGATCCCATCTCACAGACGTGCCTGGATGACCTGATGCGTTGCTCTTCGCGGCCGCGGGGATGGCCCCAACGCTGCCCAGGTGAAGGAACGCTACGCCGGCTGCATCCCGCACCTGCGGGGATGGTCCCGGCATCCTCCTGGACGGTCTGCACATCGACGCCTACTCCCCGCCTGCGCGGGGATGGTCCCGCGGCGACCGTCGCGTTCAAGGCCGACGCGCCCTGCTCCCCGCGCCTGCGGGGATGGTCCCTTCTCGGAGCTTGCGGTCCGGCGCGGCATGGACTGCTCCCCGCACCCGCAGGGATGGTCCCGCCGCGAAGGCGGTGCCGCGCGGGTCGGCGGTCTGCTCCCCGCATCCGCGGAGATGGTCCCATGGTGGTGGCGGCGAACTGCATCCAGTCGCGCTGCTCCCCGCATCTATCTGCGGGGATGGTCCCCACAGGGCCATGACGGTGTCCGTCAGGCCCTTCTGCTTCCCGCGCCTGCGGGGATGGTCCCGGGACGATCCTCCGCGACGCCCGGAGCTGCTACTGCTCCCCGCACCCGCGGGGATGTTCCCGCGCACATCGTCCTCGACCTGCGCCACCACTTCTGCTTCCCGCCCCCGCTGGGATGGTCCCGAGCAGATCCGGGACGTGAATACGTTGTTCCTCACCTGTTTCCCTGCCTGCGCGGGGATGGTTCCTCGCCGCCGGTCGACGAGCTGGTGCGCCCGGCGGGCCTGCTTCCTGCGTTGGCGGGGTTCGGGGTGGGGGTGTCTGGTTTGCCGGTTTCGGTGAAAGTAGTTCAGATGGTGTTGTGTGTGGGGTAGAACTGCAGGTCACGGAGCCTGCTCCCCGCACCCGCGGGGATGGCCCCGAACCCGCCCAGTGCGAAGCCGCCCCTAAGGGCTGCTCCCCGCACCCGCGGGGATGGCCCCCGCACCCGCAGCGAAAGGCGTTACGGCCGGCGCTGCTCCCCGCACCCGCGGGGATGGTCCCGAGCTGCGCGACGGGTGGCTCGGAACCGTGCACTGCTCCCCGCACCCGCGGGGATGGCCCCCCCGGGCTGGCGACACCGCCGCCCGCGAGGGTCTGCTCCCCGCACCCGCGGGGATGGTCCTGTGCCAGGTCAAGCTCAGCGAGGGCCCGGCCGCTGCTCCCCGCACCCGCGGGGATGGCCCCGCGACGGCGAACCTGCGGTCGCTCGTGAATCCCTGCTCCCCGCACCCGCGGGGATGGTCCGGAGGGGCACATGTCCTACCGCCCCCACCCCACCTGCTCCCCGCACCCGCGGGGATGGTCCCCGTCGGTCCACTGGTCCCGCAGCAGGGAGCACTGCTCCCCGCACCCGTGGGGATGGTCCCATCGTGGTCGTTTCGAGGTGCCAGGGTTCGGCCTGCTCCCCGCTCGCGCGGGGATGGCCCCTGGCCGAGGTCACCCTCGTAGCCGAGACCGAACTGCTTCCCGCGCCTGCGGGGATGGTCCGTATAACGCTCGCGACTGCGAGGTAGCGATCGACTGCTCCCCGCCTGCGCGGGGATGGTCCCGTCCTGCGCTTCAGGGACGGCTCCGATTGCTGCTCCCTGCCATGCGCGGGAGTGGTCTCGAGGCCCGGGTCTGGTTCGAGCTGGCATCGTGCTGCTCCCTGTCTGTGAGTGGAGGGTCCCGCGCGTCGGCGTCGTCGTTCTTCGGGGCGTGGTGGGTGCTGTTGAGCAGGGGCGGCAGGTTTGCCGCACCCGTGTATACGTGAATGTATACTTGGGTTATGTCTGATGCGATGATCAGGGT
The DNA window shown above is from Streptomyces vietnamensis and carries:
- the cas5e gene encoding type I-E CRISPR-associated protein Cas5/CasD, translating into MTTTATLLLRLAAPLQSWGDHRAVLDARHTAAQPTKSGVIGLLAAALGRDRDEPLGQLADLTMGVRVDLPGTLLRDYHTVSDHRGVPLLSANLTAKGRQKPTSKPRYIQPTERFYLQDAAFLVGVNGPADFMKDLTAAAKAPACLLSLGRRSCPPTYPFVLSLTDSPLIEALTEQDWLASPHARTVWQRRNHSAAPAAIDVPATIDDPDGDTVLGDQPTSYLLGRNRHTTRRVTHRLITLSTGFTPAPDTPAGEEHDPLALLGW
- the cas7e gene encoding type I-E CRISPR-associated protein Cas7/Cse4/CasC translates to MSTRLTRRRFIDVHVLQTVPPSNLNRDDAGAPKEASYGGVRRPRASSQAWKRATRIAFSALGISEDQLGTRTKQIADHLASRIAARTSLDDASAARLAAAVIAPLGITASKNKEEESAYLLFYGNKQIEQLVDLVADRAADLAALDDKQLAAEFTSAQARTALMTGHPIDVALFGRMVANVPDIDVNAACQVAHAIATHGAELEFDFYTAVDDRQAADSKGAGMMGRIGFNSATFYRYGAVALHQLEANLTDPAAAVKAASAFVSAFVRSMPTGYGNSFAHRTMPQLVAISVREDQPVNLVTAFEKPITAYGSTGYAAPSAAALAAEQHTIATTWGAPALWTGVTHSFTDTTAKALDEAFGQPLTFPDMLNALTAELTR
- the casB gene encoding type I-E CRISPR-associated protein Cse2/CasB gives rise to the protein MTTPAAHSSAPGKEPPPPWYWAQFEPCRRKESSMPPGSDLAALRLGLTMGAGQVPQMWPFYRTRVDDALASRGQIPDRLMAEHMALALFASHQQGQSRLMHRPGVRFGTALRSLHDRFSREGVDSRMVAAAQARSMNAVFYHLRGLVSQLAAAGQPLDYTRLLADLRSWPFPESRARTLRTWGSDYHAWTATPAN
- the casA gene encoding type I-E CRISPR-associated protein Cse1/CasA, with amino-acid sequence MRCGGGALSDPRGCLVDHLGWLPVAGADGPREVPLREALVSAHTFTGLLPDMPTMLPVLLRQVLVPVVLDALGDVDADVWAQMMATAAFTPEQRVVIDQYLNKHADRLNVLDPAAPFGQAAGLEHPGGKVHPVSVLMPHVATGNNTPLWDARLVSDPAPLSLGAATRWMLHAQCWDTAAIKTAAVDDPQVKAGKTTGNRTGPLGKLGVVTLLGRTLFETIVLNLPQGQRQTGDRPHWDRQPMGPSWQTRTPAGILDLFTWQERRIRLIPEEAQADGITRVRWVVLSAGDRMDGPQVEDPHTCWTIKADKTRGSVRYPRRHLPGLTGWQGLDALLTIDRDGAGYETSGLLMQTAAATLMGDLPPDYPLRAATCGMVYGTQDSIVSDVLTDEVPLPVGALRSDLAVRGSVILVCEQAQALARAVDHLAANLIRAVGGEPPARGKGQQPGTKLLHTLDPLVRRFLTGCQRNPCDDELDQAHKAFETLAERATRSAAEELLHRLPGTAFTGRTVTKKERGKTVTTTYQQASAERFFNAAVRKTLTHLYPQTAPAEETAA
- a CDS encoding CRISPR-associated helicase/endonuclease Cas3: MLEICARLGLSSGEMARLGVLWGKSAEKGGGTMSLLLCHMLDTAAVAEFMFDRFLAPATRDMLDRVSGGRGRRFFAWLCGMHDCGKATPAFQRKSGAEAAALAGVGLGWRAAIVTAEVSRQWSHDKAGAFLLRQALKASGRWERRHVDWVCPMVSGHHGTLRGATMKDIAHAQGDAHGKTAEWRRVQELVVEVFTAALGFESLADAQPVAVPARAEQLGLLGMVVMADWIASDSTRFPGVPDLAQVSLAGARRRAAAAWEERRLGGGLRRLRPTDGCDVIELRFGHGARASQALAVDVVRAMKVPGLVFLEAPMGEGKTKTALAAAEVVAERFGLSGVFVGMPTQATADPMFTQVRAWAAAADPGSEDDVVLLHGKRAFNPEWKAIQAGDWSTADARFRAVQEDAPDACCVSRQGPADWFLGPKRGLLAHLTVGTIDQLLYAATRTRHVMLRTAGLSGKVVILDEVHACDVYMSQFLKEALHWLGQARVPVLLLSATLPPGQRAELASAYMSGATGTTDETELPVPGGYPNVTAVWPGMPAPVVVHAPTWREDLPVRVKVVPEPPVRRGKSASDRDQEQPVIDLLTRELAEGGVALVIRNTVKRAQRTYRELAAAFPGERVILHGQLTTSARADRTEHLLDQLGPSAAPRPERLILVATQVAEQSFDIDADLIVTDIAPIDLLLQRIGRVHRHTATKRPGHLRRPTVYVTALGSRSDLPPTFERGAEYIYGRHLLLRTAATVVEAEKSGGWAIPSQVPRLVSAVYGADEVVPDGWADAAEQAREEWAAEQERRRQAAAPFLLSRPGERVLPHLDGLHYAATDASTEDHLAATVRDGDMSIEVVLVLQDPDGYRTLDGRRLGPGGAPPSDALGSLAGDMMRLPQRLTSTAIDHLAPLPGWSEHAWLRRTRALVLDTARTAHVGDYVLTYDPETGLTYTPAA